Proteins found in one Solitalea lacus genomic segment:
- a CDS encoding DUF962 domain-containing protein: protein MSAVSKSKTTAKAPKLVDQYFAKYAESHQNKTNKLIHWICVPAIVFSLIGLMWSIPVPWSYQFLNWASFGIAFSLYYYWRLSQPLALVMLIIIGLFSAIYVLIEQQIGLSGLAILCAVVFVISWVFQFIGHKIEGKKPSFLDDVKFLLIGPIWLLHFLFKKLGISY from the coding sequence ATGAGTGCCGTTTCAAAATCAAAAACAACAGCTAAGGCCCCTAAATTGGTTGATCAGTATTTTGCCAAATACGCCGAAAGTCATCAAAATAAAACGAATAAACTTATACATTGGATTTGCGTACCTGCTATTGTGTTTAGTTTGATTGGTCTGATGTGGAGTATTCCGGTTCCCTGGAGTTATCAGTTTTTGAACTGGGCCAGTTTTGGCATTGCTTTTTCCTTGTATTATTATTGGCGTTTATCTCAACCTTTGGCACTTGTAATGTTGATTATTATAGGACTCTTTTCTGCCATTTATGTATTAATTGAACAGCAAATTGGTTTATCAGGATTGGCTATTTTATGTGCTGTTGTGTTTGTAATATCGTGGGTGTTTCAGTTTATTGGACATAAAATTGAGGGCAAAAAGCCATCTTTTTTAGATGATGTTAAGTTTTTATTGATTGGGCCTATATGGTTATTGCATTTTCTTTTTAAAAAATTAGGAATAAGCTACTAA